The following are encoded in a window of Kitasatospora fiedleri genomic DNA:
- a CDS encoding SCO2583/SCO2584 N-terminal domain-containing protein, producing the protein MPDRRPPDAVEPPDPFEGLVLDEEFIRSATVSEPSARTRMLSERWRHEPPVDPGGRRWSQDGPARARRTRRSGSGRFGTRFRTLSRGERWTAVLGVLIVLLVVGGLLFGPNRAHTPQIASPGTRPGSPRPTADQALPGGGTFAGSKCGQHGYHRFPTTSDALPAGESAGKPTGPWLRFASYGYQRLDADRPGEFVFDLELGSGSDTPLALAAPLGSAGVAVEIEGPNGVVAAAYGLPTTVGGAAHTPDGRGWLITDGGATAHVVLPAAALCPGVDAPALAAGLTPRTDADQNITGPVPYTLTVSAADPEVAELRRPLGTRSGGEVLAATNQLLQAVAKPV; encoded by the coding sequence ATGCCCGACCGCCGCCCGCCCGATGCCGTCGAACCTCCGGACCCGTTCGAAGGTCTGGTCCTGGACGAGGAGTTCATCCGCTCCGCCACCGTGAGCGAGCCGTCCGCCCGGACCAGGATGCTCAGCGAGCGCTGGCGCCACGAGCCTCCGGTCGACCCGGGTGGCCGCCGCTGGTCCCAGGACGGCCCGGCCCGCGCCCGCCGCACCCGCCGCTCCGGCTCCGGACGGTTCGGTACCCGGTTCCGCACGCTCAGCCGGGGCGAGCGCTGGACGGCGGTGCTCGGTGTGCTGATCGTCCTCCTGGTGGTCGGCGGACTGCTGTTCGGCCCGAACCGGGCGCACACCCCGCAGATCGCGTCCCCGGGCACCCGCCCTGGTAGCCCCCGTCCCACCGCCGACCAGGCACTTCCCGGCGGCGGGACGTTCGCCGGCAGCAAGTGCGGGCAGCACGGCTACCACCGCTTCCCGACCACCTCCGACGCACTCCCCGCCGGGGAGTCCGCCGGGAAACCCACCGGCCCCTGGCTGCGCTTCGCCTCCTACGGCTACCAGCGGCTGGACGCCGACCGACCCGGTGAGTTCGTCTTCGACCTGGAACTCGGCTCCGGCTCGGACACCCCGCTGGCGCTCGCCGCACCGCTGGGCAGCGCGGGCGTTGCGGTCGAGATCGAGGGCCCGAACGGGGTGGTGGCCGCCGCCTACGGGCTGCCCACCACGGTGGGCGGCGCCGCGCACACTCCCGACGGCCGGGGCTGGCTGATCACCGACGGCGGCGCGACCGCCCACGTGGTGCTGCCCGCCGCGGCGCTGTGCCCCGGCGTCGACGCACCGGCGCTGGCCGCCGGGCTGACCCCGCGGACCGACGCCGACCAGAACATCACCGGCCCCGTCCCCTACACCCTCACCGTGTCGGCGGCCGACCCGGAGGTCGCCGAACTGCGCCGCCCGCTGGGAACGCGGTCCGGTGGCGAGGTGCTGGCGGCCACCAACCAGTTGCTACAGGCGGTGGCGAAGCCGGTCTGA
- a CDS encoding 5-carboxymethyl-2-hydroxymuconate Delta-isomerase codes for MPQILIDHSPGLDFDATGFAKEVHQLIPAVVDTRVEDCKTLVREAAQHLVGDGASTEAVVLVEIKLLAGRSAEIRSALTARVTELLRAYVRVPAAFCVEVTELDRETYVFVQHPGQ; via the coding sequence GTGCCGCAGATCCTGATCGACCACTCGCCGGGCCTGGACTTCGACGCCACGGGCTTCGCCAAGGAGGTGCACCAGCTGATTCCCGCCGTCGTCGACACCCGGGTGGAGGACTGCAAGACGCTGGTGCGCGAGGCTGCGCAGCACCTGGTCGGCGACGGTGCGTCGACGGAGGCGGTGGTGCTGGTCGAGATCAAGCTCCTGGCCGGTCGCAGCGCCGAGATCCGGAGCGCGCTCACCGCCCGGGTGACGGAGCTGCTGCGCGCGTACGTCCGGGTGCCCGCCGCGTTCTGCGTGGAGGTCACCGAACTCGACCGGGAGACGTACGTGTTCGTGCAGCACCCCGGACAGTGA
- a CDS encoding helix-turn-helix domain-containing protein — protein sequence MTGTPDAIGALLGTGPRRVVPLPEPAERERLRVAYGLAKSETAQALGISASTLTAWEQGRRDPQGEGRAAYARLLEGIAAQLAAELPVETLPEREAQAEAGAVEQQAVMLDQRPDGSLVMADAAPCVQCGQPSVYRAQGRPMHLGGFCRPPVPGPCPPPSLYP from the coding sequence GTGACCGGCACCCCGGACGCCATCGGCGCCCTGCTCGGAACCGGCCCCCGGCGGGTCGTCCCGCTCCCCGAACCGGCCGAACGCGAACGCCTGCGGGTGGCGTACGGGCTGGCGAAGTCCGAGACCGCACAGGCCCTCGGGATCAGCGCGAGCACGCTCACCGCCTGGGAACAGGGCCGTCGCGACCCGCAGGGCGAGGGCCGGGCGGCGTACGCGCGCCTGCTGGAGGGCATCGCCGCGCAGTTGGCGGCGGAGCTTCCGGTGGAAACGCTGCCGGAGAGGGAAGCGCAGGCGGAGGCCGGGGCGGTTGAGCAGCAGGCGGTGATGCTCGATCAGCGCCCGGACGGTTCGCTGGTGATGGCTGACGCCGCGCCGTGCGTGCAGTGCGGGCAGCCGTCGGTGTACCGCGCGCAGGGGCGGCCCATGCACCTCGGGGGCTTCTGCCGTCCGCCGGTGCCCGGGCCGTGCCCGCCCCCGTCCCTGTACCCGTAG
- the tap gene encoding telomere-associated protein Tap translates to MRGGRTRRGGEGEDWEQAAAARFPAGPLAVVDVAADGRGLVAHGADGAEVPGERPAGRTVAGLLEWALRVRLGSARLHHYGKDGDPLLVLTDAAAAELGLPPAGRDEKTQYVARIGRLPDTHQQVKALAKEGWQLTRRGFGPWARIYREPEAGRRQCVQLCVLPWGALDGGGWKLPDGLAAPELARLLGTYARRVHTPRGSTAVSGLELVTALRPPTRPVRTGSGWTSGPVEGSRARVFDAAPPEVPDEHPLAADREDDAVLVTEAWDWHRPLTDRESAASFAVGLDVNMAFLAAAGRLNVPLSEPVHELNPAFDKKTPGSWRADLSGLVLDPLLPNPFTADGSAPTGPAWYSTAKLAYAVELGADVRPSEGWLRHESGPYLDPWHKRLRQAYVDTMAALGVPLDLADRDPAAFLDAMAALGEGDPAELAVLGAIKQTAKGTIGKFRERPRGLGYRPGQRWAALERPTWDPLVRALVIDTATVNLHRKLTRLHAELGTPPLAVLSDCAVFAAPGPSALDVLRRPDGSVCTALRLGVSPGHVKFEGSRPLAEIRELLADGANPARHIKTGGLVSADE, encoded by the coding sequence GTGCGGGGTGGGCGCACGCGCAGGGGCGGTGAGGGGGAGGACTGGGAGCAGGCGGCCGCCGCCCGTTTCCCGGCCGGGCCGCTCGCGGTGGTGGACGTGGCGGCGGACGGGCGCGGGCTGGTGGCGCACGGCGCGGACGGTGCGGAGGTGCCCGGGGAGCGGCCGGCGGGCCGGACGGTGGCCGGGCTGCTGGAGTGGGCGCTGCGGGTGCGGCTCGGTTCGGCGCGGCTGCACCATTACGGCAAGGACGGCGATCCGCTGCTGGTGCTGACAGACGCCGCCGCCGCCGAACTCGGCCTGCCGCCCGCCGGGCGCGACGAGAAGACCCAGTACGTCGCCCGGATCGGCCGGCTGCCCGACACCCACCAGCAGGTCAAGGCGCTGGCGAAGGAGGGCTGGCAGCTCACCCGGCGCGGGTTCGGCCCCTGGGCCCGGATCTACCGCGAGCCCGAGGCCGGCCGGCGGCAGTGCGTGCAGCTGTGCGTGCTGCCGTGGGGCGCGCTGGACGGCGGTGGCTGGAAGCTCCCCGACGGGCTCGCCGCTCCCGAACTCGCCCGCCTGCTCGGCACGTACGCGCGCCGGGTGCACACCCCGCGCGGTTCCACCGCCGTCTCCGGACTGGAACTCGTCACCGCGCTGCGCCCGCCGACCCGACCGGTGCGCACCGGCAGCGGCTGGACGTCCGGGCCGGTGGAGGGTTCCCGGGCCCGGGTGTTCGACGCGGCGCCGCCCGAGGTCCCCGACGAGCACCCGCTGGCCGCCGACCGCGAGGACGACGCCGTCCTGGTCACCGAGGCCTGGGACTGGCACCGCCCGCTCACCGACCGGGAGTCCGCCGCGTCGTTCGCCGTCGGGCTCGACGTCAACATGGCCTTCCTCGCCGCCGCCGGGCGCCTCAACGTCCCGCTCTCCGAACCCGTCCACGAGCTGAACCCGGCCTTTGACAAGAAGACCCCGGGCAGTTGGCGCGCCGACCTCAGCGGCCTCGTCCTCGACCCGCTGCTGCCCAACCCGTTCACCGCCGACGGCAGTGCCCCCACCGGCCCCGCCTGGTACAGCACCGCCAAACTCGCGTACGCCGTCGAACTCGGCGCGGACGTCCGCCCCAGCGAGGGCTGGCTGCGCCACGAGTCCGGCCCGTACCTCGACCCGTGGCACAAGCGGCTGCGGCAGGCGTACGTCGACACCATGGCCGCGCTCGGCGTCCCGCTCGACCTCGCCGACCGCGACCCGGCTGCCTTCCTGGACGCGATGGCCGCGCTCGGCGAGGGTGACCCGGCCGAACTCGCCGTGCTCGGCGCGATCAAGCAGACCGCCAAGGGCACCATCGGCAAGTTCCGCGAACGCCCGCGCGGCCTCGGCTACCGCCCCGGCCAGCGCTGGGCCGCCCTCGAACGCCCCACCTGGGACCCGCTGGTGCGCGCCCTGGTGATCGACACCGCCACCGTCAACCTGCACCGCAAACTCACCCGGCTGCACGCCGAGCTCGGCACCCCGCCGCTCGCCGTGCTCTCCGACTGCGCGGTCTTCGCCGCCCCCGGCCCCTCGGCGCTGGACGTGCTGCGCCGCCCCGACGGCAGCGTCTGCACCGCGCTGCGGCTCGGCGTCTCGCCCGGGCACGTCAAGTTCGAGGGCAGCCGGCCGCTCGCCGAGATCCGCGAACTGCTCGCCGACGGCGCCAACCCGGCCCGCCACATCAAGACCGGCGGCCTGGTCTCCGCCGACGAGTGA
- the tpg gene encoding telomere-protecting terminal protein Tpg, translating into MGEIDEGLERVERTRPIPRTVPARVRYLVKRAKGSTRAVAAELGVSQRTVQRWLRGAIAPKPDAARRIEERVRATWQPGVRRRVRRRAEEQGFMLHIQARFGYSAAGGSTDDPRERLITQHLPGDVARELYAARDAGAGESEQQRILAGALQEHYFKDRGRRAEGLTAEINDLGWLELEV; encoded by the coding sequence GTGGGGGAGATCGACGAAGGACTCGAACGGGTCGAGCGGACCCGGCCGATCCCGCGCACCGTGCCCGCCCGGGTCCGGTACCTGGTCAAGCGGGCCAAGGGCTCCACCCGGGCCGTCGCCGCCGAACTCGGCGTCTCCCAGCGCACCGTGCAGCGCTGGCTCAGGGGCGCCATCGCCCCCAAGCCGGACGCCGCCCGCCGGATCGAGGAACGCGTCCGGGCCACCTGGCAGCCCGGCGTGCGCCGCCGGGTCCGCCGCCGCGCCGAGGAGCAAGGCTTCATGCTGCACATCCAGGCCAGGTTCGGGTACAGCGCGGCGGGCGGGTCGACGGACGACCCGCGCGAGCGGCTGATCACCCAGCACCTCCCCGGCGACGTCGCCCGCGAGCTCTACGCCGCCCGCGACGCCGGGGCCGGTGAGAGCGAGCAGCAGCGCATCCTGGCCGGCGCCCTCCAGGAGCACTACTTCAAGGACCGCGGCCGCCGCGCCGAGGGCCTGACCGCCGAGATCAACGACCTCGGCTGGCTGGAACTGGAGGTCTGA
- a CDS encoding AraC family transcriptional regulator: MPVRRQARPDAGATSLTWPSGGRHLWPSGGSSGAQAHARGHLVYAASGVLVLHTEAGTSIVPANRVAWTPAGFTHRHRAHGDTDMRIVFLPPSLARLVPGRPAVFGVSGLAREVLLALTGPRGDGHDGSGGGAGTAVPGYGRAARGRLLRVLVEELHEADEQPLHLPHPRDDRLRAIERLLSRTPADTTTLAGLGRQVGTSARTLSRLLHAELGMTFYEWRTQLRVHHALVLLAEGHDTTYTAHACGWANPSGFIAAFTDLVGTTPGRYRSGGQRGPGHTRRRA; this comes from the coding sequence ATGCCCGTTCGCCGCCAAGCCCGCCCGGACGCCGGCGCCACGTCGCTGACGTGGCCCTCCGGCGGGCGCCACCTGTGGCCCTCGGGCGGCAGCAGCGGGGCCCAGGCGCACGCGCGCGGGCACCTGGTGTACGCGGCCAGTGGCGTCCTGGTGCTGCACACCGAGGCCGGGACGTCGATCGTCCCGGCCAACCGGGTCGCGTGGACGCCGGCCGGGTTCACCCACCGCCATCGCGCCCACGGGGACACGGACATGCGGATCGTCTTCCTGCCGCCGTCCCTGGCCCGGCTGGTGCCGGGGCGTCCGGCGGTGTTCGGCGTCTCCGGCCTGGCGCGAGAGGTGCTGCTCGCCCTGACCGGCCCGCGCGGCGACGGCCACGACGGCTCGGGCGGTGGGGCTGGGACGGCGGTGCCCGGCTACGGCCGCGCCGCGCGCGGGCGTCTGTTGCGGGTGCTGGTCGAGGAGCTGCACGAGGCCGACGAACAGCCCTTGCACCTGCCGCACCCGCGCGACGACCGGCTGCGGGCGATCGAGCGGCTCCTGTCCCGGACGCCCGCCGACACCACCACGCTGGCCGGGCTCGGTCGGCAGGTCGGGACCAGTGCCCGTACCCTGAGCCGGCTGTTGCATGCCGAACTCGGCATGACGTTCTACGAGTGGCGCACGCAGTTGCGCGTGCACCACGCGCTGGTGCTGCTGGCCGAGGGCCACGACACCACGTACACCGCCCACGCCTGCGGCTGGGCCAACCCCAGCGGCTTCATCGCGGCGTTCACCGACCTCGTCGGCACGACCCCGGGCCGCTACCGGTCCGGCGGACAACGCGGGCCGGGTCACACCCGCCGGAGGGCGTGA
- a CDS encoding alpha/beta fold hydrolase, whose protein sequence is MATFVLVPGGWHGSWAFEAVVPLLERVGHTVHTLTLTGLRPHDDPATIATANLDTHTDDVLRLLKRAHLDDVTLVGHSYAGMVITAAADRADRRVRRLVYLDACVPRDGESCWSLMNEGYRKSFVAGAATSGYAVQPPWRPDGDPRRRPHPLAALLQTVRLTGAHADVPRREFVYCSGWEDRTPFADQRTRLLADPGWTVHDLPTAHNAMREDPGAVAALLLDEADGPGGPGGPG, encoded by the coding sequence ATGGCAACGTTCGTCCTTGTTCCCGGCGGTTGGCACGGCTCCTGGGCGTTCGAGGCAGTGGTCCCGCTGTTGGAGCGGGTCGGCCACACCGTCCACACCCTGACCCTGACCGGCCTCCGCCCCCACGACGACCCCGCCACGATCGCCACCGCCAACCTCGACACCCACACCGACGACGTGTTGCGCCTGCTGAAGCGCGCCCACCTCGACGACGTGACGCTGGTCGGCCACAGCTACGCCGGGATGGTGATCACCGCCGCCGCCGACCGTGCCGACCGGCGGGTCCGCCGCCTGGTGTACCTGGACGCCTGCGTACCGCGCGACGGCGAATCCTGCTGGTCCCTCATGAACGAGGGCTACCGGAAGTCGTTCGTCGCCGGTGCGGCCACCAGCGGCTACGCCGTCCAACCCCCGTGGCGGCCGGACGGCGACCCGCGCCGCCGCCCCCACCCGCTCGCCGCCCTCCTGCAGACGGTCCGCCTCACGGGCGCTCACGCCGACGTCCCCCGCCGCGAGTTCGTCTACTGCTCGGGATGGGAGGACCGTACACCGTTCGCCGACCAGCGCACCCGGCTGCTCGCCGACCCGGGATGGACCGTCCACGACCTGCCGACCGCCCACAACGCCATGCGCGAGGACCCGGGGGCGGTCGCCGCGCTCCTGCTCGACGAAGCGGACGGACCCGGCGGTCCCGGCGGACCCGGCTGA
- a CDS encoding STAS domain-containing protein gives MSVEQLLRSLPAEEPAPALRPTVVEVPGRARVLRLDGEIDLDQQRLLRRALERALRDAPARLLVLDLSRLVFCDVTGLNELLRAREEAEAAGSGLVLAGPLPQTARLLEATGTRAVFEVHDSVAGALAHRGRR, from the coding sequence ATGTCCGTCGAACAGTTGCTCCGTTCCCTGCCCGCCGAGGAGCCCGCCCCCGCGCTCAGGCCGACCGTGGTGGAGGTCCCCGGTCGCGCCCGGGTGCTGCGGCTGGACGGGGAGATCGACCTCGATCAGCAGCGCCTCCTGCGCCGGGCGTTGGAGCGCGCCCTGCGCGACGCGCCGGCCCGCCTGCTGGTGCTGGACCTGTCCCGGCTCGTGTTCTGCGACGTCACGGGGCTGAACGAACTGCTGCGGGCCCGGGAGGAGGCCGAGGCCGCCGGTTCCGGGCTGGTGCTGGCCGGGCCGCTCCCGCAGACGGCCCGGCTGCTGGAAGCCACCGGCACCCGGGCGGTGTTCGAGGTGCACGACAGCGTCGCCGGTGCCCTGGCCCACCGGGGGCGGCGATGA
- a CDS encoding DUF6296 family protein — translation MSTDSRTRPERYIVTLPGRPGAHCRARTVTVYRTGRTGPGGGAVYADADGTFLVEVTGQVVSPLPPSRGSGLPAVLHAHPMP, via the coding sequence ATGAGCACCGACAGCCGGACCCGGCCGGAGCGGTACATCGTCACCCTGCCCGGCCGTCCGGGCGCGCACTGCCGGGCGCGGACCGTCACCGTGTACCGCACCGGCCGGACCGGCCCCGGGGGAGGAGCCGTGTACGCGGACGCCGACGGCACGTTCCTGGTGGAGGTCACCGGTCAGGTCGTCAGCCCGCTGCCCCCGTCGCGCGGGTCCGGGCTGCCGGCCGTCCTGCACGCCCACCCCATGCCCTGA
- a CDS encoding SDR family oxidoreductase: MTRDRSASSDPVEQYPKPDFAEQQQPHPGSSAEMDPEPDYGEDTYRGTGRLAERVALVTGADSGIGRAVALAFAREGADVAFCHLPGEEDDARETVRLVRGAGRRALAVAGDVREERFCTDLVARCVAELGGLDVLVNNAAYQMSQPDGLAAITTEQFDRVVKTNLYAMFWLCRAALPHLGPGSSIINTASVQGYKPSPHLLDYATTKGAVVTFTQGLAQQLAPEGVRVNAVAPGPVWTPLIPATMDAEKVAGFGKQSPLGRPAQPAEMAPAYVFLASAEAGYITGDIVNATGGTPLP; the protein is encoded by the coding sequence ATGACCCGCGACCGGTCCGCATCGAGCGACCCCGTCGAGCAGTACCCGAAGCCCGACTTCGCCGAGCAGCAGCAGCCGCACCCCGGGAGCAGCGCGGAGATGGACCCGGAACCGGACTACGGCGAGGACACCTACCGCGGCACCGGCCGCCTGGCGGAGCGGGTCGCGCTCGTCACCGGCGCGGACTCCGGCATCGGCCGGGCCGTCGCGCTCGCCTTCGCCCGGGAGGGCGCCGACGTGGCGTTCTGCCACCTGCCCGGCGAGGAGGACGACGCGCGGGAGACGGTCCGGCTGGTCCGCGGCGCCGGACGGCGCGCCCTGGCGGTGGCCGGGGACGTCCGGGAGGAGCGGTTCTGCACCGACCTGGTGGCCCGCTGCGTCGCCGAACTCGGCGGCCTGGACGTGCTCGTCAACAACGCCGCCTACCAGATGTCCCAGCCGGACGGCCTGGCCGCCATCACCACCGAGCAGTTCGACCGGGTGGTGAAGACCAACCTGTACGCGATGTTCTGGCTCTGCCGGGCGGCGCTGCCGCACCTGGGACCGGGGTCGTCGATCATCAACACCGCGTCCGTCCAGGGCTACAAGCCCAGCCCGCACCTGCTGGACTACGCGACCACCAAGGGCGCCGTCGTCACGTTCACCCAGGGCCTGGCCCAGCAGCTCGCCCCCGAGGGCGTCCGGGTCAACGCCGTTGCCCCGGGCCCGGTGTGGACGCCGCTGATCCCCGCCACGATGGACGCCGAGAAGGTCGCCGGGTTCGGCAAGCAGTCCCCGCTGGGCCGCCCCGCCCAGCCCGCCGAGATGGCCCCCGCCTACGTCTTCCTGGCCTCGGCGGAGGCCGGCTACATCACCGGCGACATCGTCAACGCCACCGGCGGCACCCCGCTGCCCTGA
- a CDS encoding DNA topoisomerase IB, producing MRLRTSDPHRPGYRRVRHGRGFRYLAPDGRPVGDGERARLKALAVPPAWAEVWICPYPNGHLQAVGTDAAGRRQYLYHPAFRARRDEAKHEHVVAASTALPKLRAAVERDLAARGLGRERVLACATRLLDLGLFRIGSDAYARENGSYGLTTVLRSHVTLARGEVRFDYPAKSGRRRIAALADPPTHAVVRSLLRSRYPGERLLVHREGRSWHEVHGSDLNAYLRETGGTDLTAKDFRTWNATVLAAVGLAVSRPVAARSEAARRRAVTRVVREVADYLGNTPAVCRASYIDPRLIELFEEGVTIAPALGGLGADGGPVATHGPVEDAVRALLS from the coding sequence GTGCGCCTGAGAACCAGCGACCCCCACCGGCCGGGGTACCGGCGGGTGCGGCACGGCCGGGGCTTCCGGTACCTCGCCCCGGACGGCCGGCCGGTGGGCGACGGGGAGCGGGCCCGTCTCAAGGCGCTGGCGGTGCCGCCCGCCTGGGCCGAGGTGTGGATCTGCCCGTACCCCAACGGGCACCTCCAGGCCGTCGGCACCGACGCGGCCGGCCGCCGCCAGTACCTCTACCACCCGGCTTTCCGGGCCCGGCGGGACGAGGCCAAGCACGAGCACGTCGTGGCGGCGTCGACGGCCCTCCCGAAGCTGCGGGCCGCCGTCGAGCGGGACCTCGCGGCGCGCGGACTGGGCCGCGAACGGGTACTGGCGTGCGCGACCCGCCTGCTGGACCTCGGGCTCTTCCGGATCGGCTCCGACGCCTACGCCCGGGAGAACGGCTCCTACGGCCTGACCACCGTCCTGCGCTCGCACGTCACCCTGGCCCGCGGCGAGGTCCGCTTCGACTACCCGGCCAAGTCCGGCCGGCGGCGGATCGCGGCCCTCGCCGACCCGCCGACCCACGCCGTGGTCCGGTCCCTGCTGCGCAGCCGGTACCCGGGCGAGCGGCTCCTGGTCCACCGGGAGGGCCGCTCGTGGCACGAGGTGCACGGGAGCGACCTCAACGCGTACCTGCGCGAGACCGGCGGAACGGACCTCACCGCCAAGGACTTCCGGACGTGGAACGCCACCGTCCTGGCCGCGGTCGGGCTCGCCGTCTCGCGGCCGGTGGCCGCGAGGTCCGAGGCGGCCCGGCGGCGGGCGGTGACGCGGGTGGTCCGGGAGGTGGCCGACTACCTGGGCAACACCCCGGCCGTCTGCCGGGCCTCCTACATCGACCCGCGCCTGATCGAACTGTTCGAGGAGGGCGTCACCATCGCCCCGGCCCTCGGTGGGCTGGGCGCCGACGGCGGGCCGGTCGCCACGCACGGCCCGGTCGAGGACGCGGTCCGCGCGCTCCTCTCCTGA
- the guaD gene encoding guanine deaminase: MVWFRADPFLTDRAESFVHEPDGLLICEDGRITAIGDHTALRDRLPAGTAPVHYPDHVISAGFVDTHVHYAQTGVIAAFGSRLDDWLDHYAFAEERRFADARYAADTAAAFCDELLRNGTTTALAFCTVHPQSVDALFAEASRRDLRIAAGKVLMDRDAPAALLDTARRGYDDSKALIERWHGKGRNLYAITPRFAPTSTPEQLEAAGALWREHPGTLVHTHVSENTDEVARVRALFPERSGYLDVYDHHGLLGPRAVLAHGVHLTGRERARCSETGTALAHCPTSNLFLGSGLFRVRAAKDPARPVRLGLGTDVGAGTSFSMLATMNEAHKVAKLTGYPLDAVEAFHLATRGGAQAMGLEGTVGSLEPGHEADFVVLDPKATPLLARRTARAEDVEELLFVLAVLGDDRAVRVTYAAGVLVHDRDAPPAAAAP, from the coding sequence ATGGTCTGGTTCCGGGCCGACCCGTTCCTCACCGACCGGGCGGAGTCCTTCGTCCACGAGCCCGACGGCCTGCTGATCTGCGAGGACGGCAGGATCACCGCGATCGGCGACCACACCGCGCTGCGCGACCGGCTCCCCGCGGGCACCGCCCCGGTGCACTACCCGGACCACGTGATCAGCGCCGGGTTCGTCGACACCCACGTCCACTACGCGCAGACCGGCGTCATCGCCGCGTTCGGCTCGCGGCTGGACGACTGGCTGGACCACTACGCGTTCGCCGAGGAGCGGCGCTTCGCCGACGCCCGGTACGCCGCGGACACGGCCGCCGCGTTCTGCGACGAGCTGCTGCGCAACGGCACCACCACCGCGTTGGCCTTCTGCACGGTCCACCCGCAGTCGGTGGACGCCCTGTTCGCGGAGGCGTCCCGGCGCGACCTGCGGATCGCGGCGGGGAAGGTGCTGATGGACCGCGACGCCCCCGCCGCGCTGCTGGACACCGCCCGGCGCGGCTACGACGACTCCAAGGCGCTGATCGAGCGCTGGCACGGCAAGGGCCGCAACCTCTACGCGATCACCCCGCGCTTCGCCCCCACCAGCACCCCCGAACAGCTGGAGGCGGCCGGGGCCCTGTGGCGGGAGCACCCGGGGACGCTGGTGCACACGCACGTCTCGGAGAACACCGACGAGGTCGCCCGCGTCCGCGCGCTGTTCCCGGAGCGGAGCGGCTACCTGGACGTCTACGACCACCACGGGCTGCTCGGCCCGCGCGCGGTGCTCGCCCACGGCGTCCACCTGACCGGGCGGGAACGGGCCCGCTGCTCCGAGACCGGGACGGCGCTCGCGCACTGCCCCACGTCCAACCTGTTCCTCGGCAGCGGCCTGTTCCGCGTCCGCGCCGCCAAGGACCCGGCCCGGCCGGTGCGCCTCGGCCTGGGCACGGACGTCGGCGCGGGGACGAGCTTCTCGATGCTGGCGACCATGAACGAGGCCCACAAGGTCGCCAAGCTCACCGGCTACCCGCTGGACGCGGTCGAGGCGTTCCACCTCGCCACCCGCGGCGGCGCGCAGGCGATGGGCCTGGAGGGAACGGTCGGCTCGCTGGAACCCGGCCACGAGGCCGACTTCGTGGTGCTGGACCCGAAGGCCACCCCGCTGCTGGCCCGGCGCACCGCCCGGGCCGAGGACGTCGAGGAACTGCTCTTCGTGCTCGCCGTGCTGGGCGACGACCGGGCCGTCCGCGTCACCTACGCCGCCGGCGTCCTCGTCCACGACCGCGACGCACCCCCGGCCGCCGCCGCGCCCTGA